The window CCATAATCAAGGATCTGCAAATTGCTGTTAAATTCACCTTTTTCAGTGATGTATAGACCAAAGAAGCTGTGTTTTTTAACATTGCTATGGATATTGGGAATTGGGTTAAATTTAGGTTTTGGGAATGCATTGAAAATGCCATTTAGGGTTAAGGATGTACTTCCGGTATTACCCCGTCAAGTTTCTTGGCCCGTGCTTAGTAGTTTGCATAGTGCAATTGATTTGTTGCCAACTTATATTGGATCACTTGCTCCAAATAACGGGTCGATTAGTTGGAAAGGAGCTTGTTTTTATGAGaatgaagcaagagttgagtttACTGGTCCTGGTGATCGTGGCATTGGTGGTGCTACTATACATCTTTTGGTTAGTGGATTCGTTTTTTTTAATGATAATTGTGGATTTAATTTGTATTTAGTTGATTTGTAGAGTAAATTTTGGTGGGTTGGTGTTTAATTGATGAAATGTGATAGGAATAGGTTACAACAACAATACTATACCTAGTGAAATCTCACAAGTGGGGCCTGGTAATTGTAGAGTAGGGTAGAATGTACCGAGACTTCACCCCTACTTCATGGAGGTAAAAAGGTTGTTTCTGAAAGACGCTAGGCTGCGACAAATCAAAGTTATGAGAAAGTATCTATAACAGCAACAAAATAGTAGTTTGATAACTTTAAAAGATACATATAGTTGTTGAATTTTCTGGGTTGAAGTTATCTTGTTGGGGGAGGTGGGGTGTTGGGAAGATGAATAATTGCATGCTTGCGAGCTTAATTTATGCTTCAtatttctgtattatgagtatagTTTATATTCAGTGTCTCATAATTTTTTActgtttttatttcatttaaaacaatattgaaattgtaaaaaaaaagggttaaaatttTGTATAACagggaaaaaagaaaactatctatcctttatcGAAAACATTTTAGAACTTTCAATAAATAACTTGAATAtcgtattaataaataaagtCTTTACAACAAAATCCAAAGTAAATTATTGCAAAAACATTACTTACATCTTGTTAATAAGAATTAAAGCTTTATGTCATTTGAGAACActatattttatgtgtatttgtGTATACTTAAGACCCctaattaaaattttgttttaggTAGAGACTCTGTTCATGATTAAGTTGGGATGAGTTTCTTGTAGGTGACTTTCTTCTGATGAGATTTTTGATCCATCATATAAAGGAATATAATCCATACATGTGCACCTAAATTTTTGATCAATCAGTTTGCTGTATCAAAAACTCTTTTTCTGATTGTGTAAATAAAGTTCTGAAGACAATATGTTAGTGTTATTTTGGTTGAACCCTATATTGTCACTCGTAAACATAACATTCCACTTGTTCCATTCGCACCTATTTCGACATCTAGATTCATCTCTGCAATATTCTGTCTGCATGGTTTTTGAAAATTTCTGACATAACTTTGATCACTATATAGTGCAAGGGGAATTTCATTTAGGCTCCTAGTTGTGGTTATTGCTGTGTTTGAATAATTTTTGAGTAAACTCATTTTATTAGTTAATTAACTCTatttaaattcaacatttttcaacaataatttcatgttgTAGAACTTATCCTAAAGGCACATAATTTTGGGATCGTTGGTTTGCTGGTTAATGTTATGCAAACATTAGTAATACATGAATTAGTTAGGAAgaaatttatgtattattttttttgtagattttgGTTATTCATGTATAATTTATTCCATTTATATGTATTAGTTATGAATTTTTAAACTGTAAACCAAACATTGTATGAATTTTGTACATGAACTACTTATTTCTTATCCACCTGTCAAAGGTTATATAAGTTATACATAGTTTAATACATGAGTAACTCTACTCTTAACCCCCCCTCCCCCAGGTTGTTAACTAGGGGAGACAgaagaaaaattatgagtttttttaaaagaaagatgaTGAGTTTGATAGGTGGTATAGTGGGGAAGACATACATTGAGCATTTGGGAGGGGTTTATTCATTTATATGTTAAGTGAATTGGGTTTATCTTGCTATCATATTTTTCTTGCAATCCTGCTCCGAAAACATTTCTAGTGAGACGAGGGTCTACTGGAAATAACCTCCTACCCCACAAAGATAAGAGTTAGGCCTGTGTACATCTTACTGGACCTCACTTGTGAGATTACTCGTTGTAGAGTTGGGAGGAGACTTTATAAATGTTACTTGACGAGTTTagatgtttttttttcctttgttgggCCATGGGGTGGGTAGTGGGGCGGTCAAGAGTTTGAGCACACATGAGCTTTATTTACTTGCATTTATGGATGGCATTCCCTGGGTTCCTTTCTGATAGTTCAACTCTTATCAGCAGAATAATGCTGGGAGAAGTATTTCCTTTGTACTTTGTGGTCTTCAAGCATCTAATATTTGAAATGACTATATGAATGTTTCCCCTCTTGACACCTAGATGTTTTCATACAATAGAAACTAATGGGGTGATAACAAGTAACAACTGATATAACACCttaagaaagaaatacaaaaaattttggTATCTCTATATGCTTGATCTTATTCTATTATGCCATTTTATTTGGATAAGACATCCTTAGCACAAATGTAATTCAGATTTCATTTACCCTCTTTGCAGACAGGCGCAGCGCACAGCTGGACGTGTATGGATCTGTATGTATTTGCTACACCTTATAGGATAACTTGGGACTACTACTTTTCTGGCCATGAACACACATTTAAAATTGAGTCATGGGAGGAACCCGCTGAAAGGGAATATGTATGGTCTCGTTTGGGTCTTTTGTCTAGTTTCAATGGATTTTTTATAATTGATCTTTAAGCAACTGTTGTGCAGGTCAAGCAACATGGAATCTCTGTATTTCTCATGCCATCAGGGATGCTCGGAACCTTGCTTTCCTTGGTGGATGTACTACCCCTGTTTTCTAACACGGCATGGGGACAAAATTCTAACCTTGCTTTTCTGAAGAAGCACATGGGTGCAACATTTGAGAAACGTCCACATCCACATCAGGCAACAATTAACCCAGATGATGTTCATTCTGGTGATTTCTTAGCGCTGTCAAAGATACGTGGACGGTGGGGTGGGTTTGAAACTCTTGAGAAGTGGGTCACTGGTGCCTTTGCTGGTCATACATCAGTTTGTTTGAAGGATGAGTTGGGCAGTCTTTGGGTTGGTGAATCAGGACACGAAAATGAAAAGGTGAGCAAATgagaaaatatatgtattttctcCACTGATACATGGAGAAACAGCACTAGCAAATATCAAATAACATCAATTTCCATCTctcgaaggggagccttggagtaactggtaaagttgctgccatgtgaccaggaggtcacgggttcaagccttggaaatagcctttggcagaaatgcaaggtaaggctgcgcaCAAtgcacccttgtggtggggcccttccccggaccctgcacatagcgggagctttagtgcaacAGACTGCGGTTTTTATCATTTTCCATCTCACATAAATACATTCAGTTACATTAATCTCCTTACTCTCCCTTTTACTTTTCTGCAACTTTTCTTATGGATAGCAGTGGACTTCTGGTGAGTTACTGTGCGTACTCTTTGTGAGTTTTTTTGGTTAGCTTTTAAATCTAGTAAAGGCCTTGCGGTGGTGGcattctcttatttttgttttagtatgTTCATCCTGCTTAATCTTGGTTAACTGATTCTTGTGGTATGTCTGTTCAGGGTGAAGAAATCATCGCAGTTATCCCTTGGGATGACTGGTGGGAAATGACACTCAAGGATGATTCTAACCCACAAGTTGCTTTGTTGCCCTTACATCCTGAAGTGCGTGCGAGATTTAATAATACCGCAGCATGGGAATATGCTCGGAAAATGTCCGGGAAGCCATATGGTTACCATAACATGATTTTTAGTTGGATTGACACAGTAGCTGATAATTACCCTCCACCTCTTGATGCTCACTTGGTATGTCTCTCTGTTTTCCTCTTAAAGGTATAAACTATGATTATACTGAAATATATCTAAGATGAGCAAGTAGCGGTGAATGTTTGTGTTCTCCTAGCAACTAGGTGAATTGCCGTATGTCCATAAATCTCGGTGCTAACTCGTAGACAGATTCTTAATAGTCACAAATGACTTGTCTAACATGCACATATTCTATCCTTGGATATCATTTTGCTTAATTATATCTCTGGGGAATACCTTTACATAATATAAACTAAACATATACTTAAAAAAAGCCATTTGATAAAAGAGACCCcttgaaaaaggtgaaaaggcaagtcaatcaaaacaaaaatgaaaatatcaaCAAATAAAGGAATATTAATTGGTTTATCACTACCAGGTCTTCCACTTGATTAGAACTCTTGGACAACTTAGTGTGGTTTCTCAGCAGCTGACTTTTGTTGCCAGGTGATTTCTGTCATGTCCATGTGGACAAGAGTGCAGCCAGCATACGCTGCTAACATGTGGAACGAAGCTCTGAATAAGAGACTTGGCACTGAGGTGAACTGAACATGTTACATTTTCTTCTTAGAGTCTTTTGTCTGGAAACTTGTATAGCATCTTAGCTATTAGTTAATGGTATTGGTGTGGCTCATCACCCTAGATTCATTTGATAAAGACAGTTTATCAGTTCCCTCTTAAATACTGGTACAGTTTATCAGTTCCCTCTTAAATACTGGTTTTTTCTGGTGGTCCTTGCAGTACGAGCAGTTCATGCATATATCATATCAGTATTATGGTTCTTTTGCTCCAAGGTGGGCATGAGTGTACAAGTCTGCATACCTGGACGTTCAATACAGTATATTTGTTTAGCTCTAGAAACAAGCTATTTTAATAGAATTCTGTTGAAGGAGAAATATGAAACATACCCTCTAACCTCTTCCTTTCTGCATTTCTATATCAAAATAATAGGTGAGCATTACCGAATTGTCACATCATTTGGTGACTCGAACATAGAGGTACTTAGTGACTCTTATGAGTAACAGTACAGAGCCGTTCTATCTATAGATGATATTCTCCTTTATATTGACATTTAAGCATTGGAGCAAGCATAAGAATACAATACATATTGAAGTATGCTTTGGAAGGCTTCCTCAGTTCACGTTGAATAGGCTTTCACTTGCAATATCATAGTATAACTGTTTAGATACAGAGAATTCTCTAAATATATCTCAGTTTCAATTTTACCGAAcctttcattttctttatctgTGAATGTCACTTTAAATGTTCAATTGGTACCTCTCACACAGGATTTGGACTTGTATGGCATTCttgctgaaactgaaaaactTGGTATAACATTTGATCAATTGCTGACCATCCCGGAACAAGATGAATGGGTCTATAGTGATGGACAATCCACTACATGTGTGGCCTTCATTCTCTCAATGTACAAAGAAGCAGGAGTTTTTGGCCCTCTTTCCAACTCTATTCAAGTAACGGAGTTCACTGTGGGTATCGAAGCCTTTGTTTAATCGTGTTATAAGGAAAAACTAATTCCATCCTGTTAATGATGGTAAAGCTTTCTTACTGCTTGCAGATTAGAGATGCTTACATGCTCAAAATTTTCGAAGATAATCGGACACGCCT of the Capsicum annuum cultivar UCD-10X-F1 chromosome 11, UCD10Xv1.1, whole genome shotgun sequence genome contains:
- the LOC107847681 gene encoding uncharacterized protein LOC107847681: MYRPKKLCFLTLLWILGIGLNLGFGNALKMPFRVKDVLPVLPRQVSWPVLSSLHSAIDLLPTYIGSLAPNNGSISWKGACFYENEARVEFTGPGDRGIGGATIHLLTGAAHSWTCMDLYVFATPYRITWDYYFSGHEHTFKIESWEEPAEREYVKQHGISVFLMPSGMLGTLLSLVDVLPLFSNTAWGQNSNLAFLKKHMGATFEKRPHPHQATINPDDVHSGDFLALSKIRGRWGGFETLEKWVTGAFAGHTSVCLKDELGSLWVGESGHENEKGEEIIAVIPWDDWWEMTLKDDSNPQVALLPLHPEVRARFNNTAAWEYARKMSGKPYGYHNMIFSWIDTVADNYPPPLDAHLVISVMSMWTRVQPAYAANMWNEALNKRLGTEDLDLYGILAETEKLGITFDQLLTIPEQDEWVYSDGQSTTCVAFILSMYKEAGVFGPLSNSIQVTEFTIRDAYMLKIFEDNRTRLPSWCNSGDNKVSFCQILGEYQMELPQYNTLDPYANMNENCPSLPPHYERTRRC